ATATCAAGTTTGTCCTTTTAAAGGATTTGGTACTTTTTCTCTTCCCAGCAACTAAGCCATGGATGTTAAGATGCCTTGTAAGGTATGTAGGATACGGAATAAAACATTGTTACAGCCAGCTCCCATGTGTCGTCAGGCTCTGCTTAAAAACTCTGACGCTCACACGGGCTATTTTAAATGGCAAAAAAATGTCGGCCTGTGCAAGCAAGAGCCCAGACTACAGTGTTGGTTGGGGGACGAAACCAGAGGTCCTTCACCGCTCTCGTTTTATCATTTGCACTCCTTTAAACCAAATGGGGTGTAGGAGGTTGTCAAATGAGAGCTGGGGGGAAATTCCCCATCAACAGCTGTGAGATTGATCAATCATGGGGGGGATATTTCTTGGCAATTTACAGTCAAACCTGGACTTCGATGTGATGTTCACTGAATTATAGTAATGGTCTAGTTTATGATTCAGGGTAGATATGCAAAAACAGCAGATACTTTAATGTCAATTCATAACATGGCCAGTCTTTCTACAGAAGAGGAAATATTGTAGAGAAgagatttaaattatttaatttgatttgaacTGCAATCCAGCAGTTATAGTTTGGACCTGGTTCCCTGTCCTGGCTCTGGCTGCCCATCAGTCTACACTGTTGAATTGtgggggccatgtggtagggaaGGTGTGGAAGGTAGTATCTGCGTTGTAACTACCTGGCTTTCTCGCATAAACACCTGGGTCTGTTAAAGGTGGCAGCGCTGTTTTGGTTGCGGTGGCAACTAAGGGCCCTGTGGTAGGTTATGAAACTTATCAGTAGGGAATTGGGGAACACTTGGGATAAGAGGTTTCTTCACTGAGCAGTTATCCTTTAATTAGGGCAAAAGTATCTTGTGTCTATTCAAATTGCCCTGCTGTATGTAAGAGAAAGTCAAGAGGAACCCACGTTTGTTAGTTTCAGACAAGCATATAATTAGCacatatgcagatgacacccaATTCTACATAGTTGATCATCTTGTGGACCCGTGAGCTCTGTTAACATAGTTTTTGTATAaatgaaatgtcatatttttacatgttagcaTGACAGGAATGACTTTGGAGTCCTTGGCCAGGACTTGAGTTGGGAAGCTGGTgttttaatggtgtttaatCATCTTAGCATTAAGAATCATTGGATTATGTAGCTTTGAGGAAGTCCTTTGTATCTACAGCATGAGCAGGTTTCTTTCAGAGGCCAAATCTTAATTTCCATGACTTTCATGTGACGTCCTGCAAATCTGAGGGCCAACTGATGTTCCACTGTCAAATAGTTTTGATTGTAAAAGCTCTGATGCAGACATTTCAGACATTTGTGCACTTTCCGTGAGTCTGCATTCCTGCAGATTTTCATGTGGGACTTTTGTAGTTTGTAGCCAAATATACGTGTAGAATGTGGTGACCCAGTTTCCCCATTAATTGTTAACAAGGTAAGCATAGGCTATGAAAGACAAAACCTTTAAGAAGTGAAGATTAAAGTTACAAAATGTTGTTAAATACTGCTGTTAATATACACTGAATGATTGTGGAGTAGTTGTGCATTTACATGGTTGGCTTTTCTGATTTTTAGTCATTTGCTTAAATGTATACTGTAACACTTTAATATAACTTCACAAATACATGAGAGGTGCTGCTTTCTTTCTTATTATATAactgcaatttgtttttttcactgcaaCATATGATGTAATTATAGTGTGTCCCATTCCTTTTTTGTATACCAAGTAGTTGTCAGTTGACTGCAATATGCAACCAAACCATTGCGACTGATCCCTTGAATCAATTACAGCTAAAATGTCTTACTAATGATGCAACAATCCATCAAGTTTCTCAAACCTGCAAACACTGATGAAAATAATTGTGAAGGAAACAGAACTTTTAGTCAGAGTACCACTACAGAAATTCCATCAAGAAAGGAAGATGGGGAGGGGCGGTTGATTGACAAATTGATCATGCACAAATGTCAGGAGAAAACCAAAATCCTCAGGAATCGTCCCACGGGGACCATGAAATCATGAGGAAATGTACCAACTATTAGATGttgtgatatgtttttttttttttttttaaatgggttgGAATGACTGACGGATAAATCGAATGTGTAAGGCTTATAACCGCAGAACAGTAGTAGCAAGGGAATAATCAATTTACTGGAGTTGCCTCACAGACCAAATGGcatgacaccttttttttccaagtaaaataaacatcttCACTTCGTAGCGTTAAgttaatttcatgttttattattaatccAGGTACCAGAGGAAATAGTAGaatgataaaaacaagatcTCAGTAACATTGTATTTCCCTTGTATGCATTCTGTTTTGCAAACCGTCCTCCACTTTTCACATCCCAGTGATGGCATTGAGCATCAACTTCATCATcaacttcatcatcatcatcatcatcatcatcatcatccattctgtcaaacattcaaatgtaacaGTGAAACACATGAAGCAGTCCTCTTTATAAAAGTACACAACAGACAGGTTGgttgaaaataaacatgactAAGAGAGATATATTTACAAGACTCTTCTGCCTGATTTGAATAAAATGAAGTAACAGATCTTTTGAGACCTAAAAATAATGAGGTGCAAGGagtaacaacagcagcagcatctgcTTAAGTGTTGTTGAGCCAAAATGATATAATTTGTAAATAGTGTTCTTTTAATGTCACAAGCCTTTTACCATCCCTCCCATATTTTACATAGGTTAGCCTTGGGATCATGTTAGTATACCTttaactaaaaaataaatgtatgcacCATGTGTTCaggctattttcttttttacagatATACAAGGTTAATTCCCACATTAAGACACATAAAGGCCCCTGCTCTCCAACATGGAGGACTGTGAGATAAGCTTTATGACTGAAATGTTCCACAGCCGGAGTAAAGTGTTGTCTATACAAGAGGTGGCGGTCAAATATTTGGGAATTACGGTAGGTAGGTGAGAGCAATGTAATTAACAGAAAATTGATTCGATACAGCTCACTAACATTTCTCCAAGGTAACAGTACCATTTAATTTGGCTGTACAAGCCACATATGGTGATTAAAGAAAGATAAGAACAGATTCTATGGTTAAACTACGAACGAGGTGATGAGGCGTTTTGCACAGTTTATGGTATGGGACTTGTGTAATAGACAATCTTACAGGCACTCAAAGCTTCTGTGACTGCTGACCTGACAAATCACATTGGACCCCTTAGGGGCATCTTTGTGTAAGAGTCAAAACCGCAGAATCCCTTTCTGTACCTTAGCCAACAAAATCAGAAACAATAGGAAAAGAACagttaataaaaacagacacaaatagacATAAATGCGCCACAGAAAACGTGGCCTCAGTTCCCAGTTTGGAGTGATCCCACAGTGCTACACCTTCTGCCCGAGCAACTGTGCAGGCCGCCGGCCTGACTTCATGCGGCTACGAGCATACACCCGCAAGAAAAGTGCCAAGAAAACTACAGCGACACCAAATCCACCGACTATGGAGACGGCGTGCCCGTAGAGGAAGCATGAGAGGAGGATGGCGATGGCCTGCCGTAGGGtcatgatgatggtgaagaCTGCAGCTCCAAACTGGTTGATTGTGTAGAAGATGAAGAGTTGGCCGCATGCAGAGCAGACGGACAACAACACGGCATGAAAGGCAAACTCGGAGTGGCGCGTCATGAAGGCCACCGAGTCAAAGAAGGCGCCCTGCTCCAGTAGCGAGCCGACTGTGAAGAGGCAGGAGAACAGGTTGACCCCGAACATCATCTGCACCGACGACATCTTGTACTTGAACAGGTTGTCCTGCCAGTTGGAGGTGAAGCTATCGAAGACAATGTAGCCGACTAGGATGATGATCCCGCTGAAGGTGGTGACAGTGGACGGGTGTTTGCTGGGCGTGCTCGACAGCAGGAACATGCTGACCCCCACAGAAATCAGCACGGCGGTTAAGTATTCCCAGTATTCGTAGCTCTTGTGGGAGACAATCTTTCCCATGAGCATGACAGGAATGACTTTGGAGGCCTTGGCCAGGACTTGAGTGGGGAAGCTGATGTACTTGAGCGCCTCGTACTGGCACCAGCTGCTCATGATGTTGGAGAGGGAGGCAAAAGAGTACTTGTACATGGGCGCTCCATGGCTAGGCTGCTTGAACATGAGGCACCACAGGCCCGACACAGTCAGAGCGAGGATACGATTCATAAAGACCAAgaactgagagtccttgaatttctcaccctgctcctctggAGTCTCGGCTCCATAGGAACGGGTCATTACACGCTCCTGCAGGACTCCCCATGTCAGGTAGGATACCTGGGAATGAGAGTAAAGACTTTAAACTCTCTTTTAGTCATCATTATGTCACTCTGTAGCCGGAGCATTAGGTAGGTTTGGCTTTGCTGCCCTGCTAATACATTACTAAACTGGCATTTGTATGATTATTTAAAAGTTGCTGTTATGATTCCTACTCTCTCTACTGGTAGAAATGACACCTGCAGAACATATCTCCAAAAAATTCCAACAGACAAAGTTGCAAATGGTCAGCCAAAACCTTAAACAGCCTTGGATGGACCCATAAAACTGTTctttgttatgcttttatttttactttcttaAACCTATTGTCACTTACAATAGTAAGTGACAATAGGTTTATTATGGTGCTATAATGCTGTACTATAATTTTGTACTAAAAATACCAAGACTGGACTTTGTCTACTGCTGAAGCCTCAgatgaacttaaaaaaaataaaagtaatctCAAAAAGTAATGCCATTACGAtgagtcatttttaaatcagcagAAAGCAGGTGAATGATCAagagtaaaaaacatttttgttgatgCATGTCATGTGAGTATAGTATTGGTGAACATGATAAACAGTTCAAGAGACACAGAGCAACATTATCATTAATAAGGCGGTTGTGTTCCTGCCCCTCCTGACGCCCTGCTATGAGCTTCATCTCTTATCTGTCCCTTTAATGCAGCTGCTAAATGTTCCAAAAAGTGTGTTAGTTATGTAAAAGCATTGTGTGCGGTTTGTCGCGGGGTATGTATGCAGCACGTCTCTTTAAACAAACTTTCATTCAATTACTGAACAAATGAGCTAATGCCAGATCAAACTGAGAATAATGGAACTTCCACAAATTAAATACTGTCAGTAAAGCTGTACAAACATTATGGGCGTTGTTATAGGTAATTAGATCCCATATAGCTTTATGTACACTACGTAATGTCTGTGTCCCCACCTGAAGTCCGGCAGCACAGAAGATTAATTTGATGACCTGTCTGACTGACGAGCCTGAATGACCCTCGTTCCTGGATCCAACTGACACGTCATCCAACAGACCTGACTTGGCCTCACTGCCAAACACACAGGACTTTATGACAGGGAAGCAAATCCCACTGcctggaaagaaaaagaaagatatttaaaaagtaatgaacTTGATCTGAACGTGGTCATGAAGGAACCACAGACTTTAACTGGGTATGTGTTCCAAATGATACGTCTCACACGCACAAACCTGTGTCTAGGTAATTGGTACGCTTGAAGTAGCTAATGAGGAAGTAGCCggggatgatgatggtggagtATCCCAGGATGTTGACAAGGAAGCGAAAGACCCAGACATCGTGCCAGCCTTCCAGCAGTGACGACTCGTCGGCAGCCGCTGTCGAAGGAAAGAGAAGCAACACAAGTGCGAGCCAAACCCTGCAATGCAAACAAATGATTAAAAGATCATCCTCCACCCGGCAGCGATATAATTAGGGCAAACAAGGGCATAGTGAGTCTAGTGTTAAATACAATGCCAATATTCtaatgcaaacagaaaaaaatagaaaggtCCGCAAACTGTTCTACCTTGAATTggcaattttattttaaacatggtTTCTATCTCCAAGATATTCCTTAGGTGACGATCGAAACATGGCCCTGTATAATAACATTGGGGAGCTGAACAGTACAGACCTTCCTCTGTTTTCTGCAGTTAATACCttttttgtcctgcacctgtataCATTTTGTGCTCACACTAGTTATTTTGATATAATTTAATGCAAATCATACTCTGTGACTGTTGGAAATGACATGCAAATTTGAACACAGGCCCGCCCGTTCTCGAGGACTTAATCCTCAGTACCTGgggcgcgctctaaccactaggCAAGCGGGAGttcttatttaaccaggaaGACCTCATGGAGATGTtcaagcatacctggccaagtCAGACACATCACAGTTAACAAAGTTTCTGTCAAACAACGAGCGGCCACACAAATATAACACAAGACGCATTACTCTGCTTTCAGCCTGTTTTCTTCGGCTGGGTTTTCACAAACCGAGTCAAAGCTACCCAAACTTAAAAGACACGGTTTATGCAGGCTGCAGTAGAATTTAGGGAAGTATGaagaacacatcacacacaaaaacacaacccgGAAAGAAATGAGAGGAGCATCATTGCCCAACCCtgccccctccaaaaaaaaacaacactgatgaCAAAAGCACAATTGTGGTGAAACCCTAGCTTCCAATTAAAAAGGTGTGCGTCTTGCTGTCGTGGCACAGTGTGTATCCATTTCGAAAGTGAGTTTGGGCGTTCTCCCAGGGGGCCTGACTCACATAGAGCCCCTTTGTGTGGGACTCTGGCCGTGGCCTGGTCTGCCACTGTAGCCCACTGCAGAGAGACCCGGGCTTCTGAACGAGCAGTGTGTTAAACGCAGGAATGCACTGCACAGCGCAAAGCAGGCAGCAGCCCACACTGAGCTACACCCGGCACTGAGAGAAACAACCTTACCTGAGGGGAGAATGCGTGTATCTTGTCAAGAGTGTTTAACACGAATTAGAAGTGAAACTACACTAGCAATCTCCTGGTTTCTGAAGGGAAATTAGATGGCCAAGTCTCACATCAGAACTTGTTTACTGCTACTCTGTGGTGGAATATGTGATCGGTCCCTCACCCCCCCCTTAATAAAAAGctgaagacccagctctttcactAACACATAAGATGATAACACATGATATGATGATAACACAAAAAAGTATTCCATATACTTTGGTcattgcctctgtgcactgacGTGTTTCCTTCCTTTCTAGatccccgtgtgtgtgtctggtatTTACTCCCAGTTCAACTCAGTAAACACATTAGTGCCAAAGGAAAAACCCAGACTGGTGACAGATGTGAATTAATGTCAGCCAACACTCCCACAGCTGACGGTGTCCTTATTCCTTATCATAATTACTATTTTTGAAAAGTATTACCAAAATCACAGAAAAGCCCTATGATTATCCGTACTTATCTACAGTAATCTAAATATGTTACTCTTTAGTTATGAAACATTACAGGGTGACAAAAGATTGGTTTACAGCCATACGCCTTTTTTTGACCCTTCAGGGACACCGTGTCTGTTGTCAAGCCtatgaaaacaaggaaatcgatgcttaaaatataaaacttatttaagaTAGCTCAATCTTAGTTGAAAGATTATCCCTAAACCGTAAACAACTGTTTCTCCCACTGAGTGttagcagatttaaaaacagacttgaCAGTATCTGTGTACCTGTGTAGACCTGTCTCCAAGGTGACCAGCATCAGTCAGACTGTTTGAACACCTCTGTAACTTATCTTTAACATTCATagatgtggttttttttccctcttggtCTTAAACGTACCTCCATGAAAAAGATGGCATTTTCCCCCACACTCGGTATCCCGACACACCTGGCGCAGCACACACGCCGACACACTCAAACGTCGTCGCTGTCACAGAGCATAAGGACACGCAGACCGAGCAGGCGgcgatatttttttttttttataaacaaaggGAGTGTCTCCTTTTTGTACGAGCCGCCTTTAGCTTTGATATCTCCAACTTATCCTCAATGGCCGATGTGTTCACTTGAGCAGGAAAGggccccccccccttcctctctttactcagcaAGCACCAAAAGGATGTCGGAGACACAACAGCGCACATCTGCCGCGCTCGCCCCCTGTCGGCGTGGAAGAGTAACAGCACCGCATACACACAGACGATTCAAAGAAGTGATCGCAGGACGTGTCGTAGTACTTGCACACTGTTAATTAGCCACAATTTGTTGCaattttttgattattttatctgTTCAATTATAGTATTTCCACCTCTGCTAACCTTACCTTGCTGCTTCAGCTTTCTAAAATTACCAAAGCATGTAATGTATAGATacaattttgtattttgtcttcagTTGTTGGCCAGCTCTCTGATCTGCCTCCTCATTGAGTTGCATACCTGCAAAAGAAAATTCTGACACAGTCGTCTAATTATGTTATATTCAACAATATTAAATTAATGAAGCACAGAACAGCCATATTTTTTTATAGTGCCTTTTCTCAAGATCACGAGTGAGATATTTGAttattcattgaaaaaaaacaacctttgttaaccaagattattttttaaaactgttattACTAGTAATAATAGTCataataatgttgttttaacaAAATGGTTGCCAACCTGTGATCCAGGCCCCCCCTAGGAGAGTTGGCAAAGATCTCAGAGGGGGTGCAACGCTTTGTCTGTTCTGATGCTGGACTTAACCTACAATCATAATATACTTACTGTATAGTTGATTCTGTATGGATTTATCAGTGAGAACTATTCCAATTGatgtaaaatgtataaatcaattTGTGTGGGTCCTGGGTGGctcagtttttctttcagataCAAGTAGGGTAGTACTTCTTGATAAGTAAAACTGGTTCCTCAACACATGTTGTTATCATAGCCTGTGGCAACACCAGAATGACCTGCACTTTGTATAACAAAAATAGCTTCATGCTATGGACTCGATGCGGAAGTAAGTCAAGTTTCACAACACCGTGTTCTGGTTTATGAccttaaatgtcttttttaaaagatgttttcatCAGAAGTTCTGTCTGAACACATTACTAAGCCCAGAAGAAATATACACATTTGAGCGTCTTGCTAAAATACTGACGTGATCATATGATGTGAGGACTTTTTCTTCAAGTGCATTATTCAATCCGTCTTGCCGTTGTTGGGTTGTGCTTATAAAAGAGAAACAGCTGAGTGGAATTTCCAGCCGCTACacagttattgttttattggaGCCACCAGGAAGACGccttacagaaaaaacaaaacatgcacaaaaacagctGACAGGAAACATAGAGAA
The Labrus mixtus chromosome 12, fLabMix1.1, whole genome shotgun sequence genome window above contains:
- the slc35b2 gene encoding adenosine 3'-phospho 5'-phosphosulfate transporter 1; translation: MPSFSWRVWLALVLLLFPSTAAADESSLLEGWHDVWVFRFLVNILGYSTIIIPGYFLISYFKRTNYLDTGSGICFPVIKSCVFGSEAKSGLLDDVSVGSRNEGHSGSSVRQVIKLIFCAAGLQVSYLTWGVLQERVMTRSYGAETPEEQGEKFKDSQFLVFMNRILALTVSGLWCLMFKQPSHGAPMYKYSFASLSNIMSSWCQYEALKYISFPTQVLAKASKVIPVMLMGKIVSHKSYEYWEYLTAVLISVGVSMFLLSSTPSKHPSTVTTFSGIIILVGYIVFDSFTSNWQDNLFKYKMSSVQMMFGVNLFSCLFTVGSLLEQGAFFDSVAFMTRHSEFAFHAVLLSVCSACGQLFIFYTINQFGAAVFTIIMTLRQAIAILLSCFLYGHAVSIVGGFGVAVVFLALFLRVYARSRMKSGRRPAQLLGQKV